One Cervus canadensis isolate Bull #8, Minnesota chromosome 1, ASM1932006v1, whole genome shotgun sequence genomic window carries:
- the GALK1 gene encoding galactokinase, translating into MAASEQPQVGELLAKARRAFLEEFGAEPELAVSAPGRVNLIGEHTDYNRGLVLPMALELVTVLAGSPREDGLVSLLTTSEDADEPRRLQFPLPTSQKPLEPGTPHWANYVKGVIQHYPAAPLPGFSAVVVSSVPLGGGLSSSASLEVATYTFLQQLCPDSGTIAARAQVCQQAEHSFAGVPCGIMDQFIALLGQRGHALLIDCRSLETSLVPLSDPKLAVLITNSNVRHSLGSSEYPLRRRQCEEVARALGKESLREVQLEELEAGRDLMSMEAFRRARHVVGEIQRTAQAAAALRRGDYRAFGRLMVESHHSLRDDYEVSCPELDQLVEAALSAPGVYGSRMTGGGFGGCTVTLLEASAAPRVMQHIQEQYRGTATFYLSQAADGAKVLRL; encoded by the exons CCAGGTCGGGGAGCTGCTGGCCAAGGCCCGGAGAGCCTTCCTGGAGGAGTTCGGGGCCGAGCCCGAGCTAGCCGTGTCGGCCCCGGGCCGCGTCAACCTCATCGGGGAACACACGGACTACAACCGGGGCCTGGTGCTGCCCATG GCTCTGGAGCTTGTGACGGTGCTGGCGGGCAGCCCCCGTGAGGACGGGCTTGTCTCCCTCCTCACTACCTCTGAGGATGCTGACGAGCCCCGGCGGCTGCAGTTTCCCCTGCCCACAAGCCAGAAGCCACTGGAGCCTGGGACCCCTCACTGGGCCAACTACGTCAAGGGGGTGATTCAGCACTACCCAG CTGCCCCCCTCCCTGGCTTCAGCGCAGTGGTGGTCAGCTCCGTGCCCCTGGGGGGTGGGCTCTCCAGCTCGGCGTCCCTGGAAGTGGCCACGTATACCTTCCTACAGCAGCTCTGCCCAG ACTCGGGGACAATAGCTGCCCGGGCCCAGGTGTGTCAGCAGGCCGAGCACAGCTTCGCAGGGGTGCCCTGTGGCATCATGGACCAGTTCATCGCACTGCTGGGGCAGAGAGGCCATGCGCTGCTCATTGACTGCAG GTCCCTGGAGACAAGCCTGGTGCCGCTGTCAGACCCCAAGCTGGCCGtgctcatcaccaactccaacGTCCGCCACTCACTGGGCTCCAGCGAGTATCCCCTGCGTCGGCGCCAGTGTGAAGAGGTGGCCCGGGCGCTGGGCAAGGAGAGCCTTCGAGAGGTACAGCTGGAGGAGCTAGAGG CTGGCCGGGATCTGATGAGCATGGAGGCCTTCCGGCGGGCGCGGCACGTGGTGGGCGAGATCCAGCGCACGGCCCAGGCGGCAGCCGCCCTGCGCCGTGGTGATTACAGAGCCTTCGGCCGCCTCATGGTGGAGAGTCATCACTCACTCAG AGACGACTACGAGGTGAGCTGCCCCGAGCTGGATCAACTGGTGGAGGCCGCGCTCTCCGCGCCCGGGGTTTACGGCAGCCGCATGACGGGCGGTGGCTTCGGGGGCTGCACGGTGACCCTGCTGGAGGCCTCCGCCGCTCCCCGGGTGATGCAGCACATCCAG GAGCAGTACCGCGGGACCGCCACCTTCTACCTCTCCCAGGCGGCTGATGGCGCCAAGGTGCTGCGCTTATGA